From one Helicobacter ibis genomic stretch:
- a CDS encoding pyrroline-5-carboxylate reductase, giving the protein METLILVGYGKMARALAFGLRDRFKLKVCGRDKIKIRAFCDELSQGNSFNVEPYFLDDNIIDIQDSHVLLCIKPYAINEFLYKGKASAVYSILNAVNLDSLKTEISSETYIRAMPNVAAQFNRSITSICGDMEAKDKAFDIFGVIGRCVWLDEKKMSIATAVGGCSPAFLAVIAESFIDSAVAYGLSRDEAREVVQGLFYGFSSLLDEIHPSLIKESVMSPGGSTSQGILSLERDGIRGVISNAILNSKNFS; this is encoded by the coding sequence ATGGAAACATTAATACTTGTCGGATATGGCAAGATGGCTAGAGCCCTCGCATTTGGGTTAAGAGATAGATTTAAGCTCAAAGTCTGCGGTAGAGACAAGATAAAGATTCGTGCTTTTTGTGATGAGTTATCACAGGGCAATTCATTTAATGTAGAACCATACTTTTTGGATGACAATATCATAGATATACAAGATTCTCATGTTCTTTTATGTATTAAGCCATATGCTATTAATGAATTTTTATACAAAGGTAAAGCAAGTGCTGTGTATTCGATACTCAATGCAGTGAATCTAGATTCATTAAAAACAGAAATTAGTAGTGAAACCTACATAAGGGCTATGCCAAATGTAGCTGCACAATTTAATAGATCGATTACTAGCATTTGCGGTGATATGGAAGCAAAAGATAAGGCATTTGATATTTTTGGTGTAATAGGTAGATGCGTATGGCTTGATGAGAAAAAAATGTCAATAGCAACAGCAGTTGGTGGTTGTTCTCCAGCATTTTTAGCAGTTATTGCAGAATCTTTTATCGATAGTGCAGTTGCGTATGGGCTTAGTAGAGATGAGGCAAGAGAGGTAGTTCAAGGATTATTTTATGGGTTTTCTAGTTTGTTAGATGAGATTCACCCAAGCCTAATAAAAGAGAGCGTAATGAGTCCGGGAGGCTCAACTTCTCAAGGCATTTTGAGTTTAGAGAGAGATGGCATAAGGGGTGTGATTAGTAATGCCATTTTAAATTCTAAGAATTTTTCGTAG
- the miaA gene encoding tRNA (adenosine(37)-N6)-dimethylallyltransferase MiaA, translated as MRDIEHIAILGGSGSGKTKLSLEVATLFDCAILSLDSLSVFREIDIASAKPSKEERGDIVHFGFDIISPANSHNVHTFIDEYNKAVSFCRDNNKKLLIVGGSSFYLKTLLSGLSEIPKLDKDYIQEKLDSIGDIAERYMFLDSIDSEYAKNLKPSDTYRIDRALSIYFATNTKPSVYFAKNPPKPIIKQCKIFEILLSRDELLKKIQIRTQDMFDRGIIDEVRYLVDKYGETKQWIKSIGIKESLSYIKGGISLKEAQELIVTHTMQLTKRQRTFNKTQLESHLKGNYDEICSSVIEHLKMC; from the coding sequence GTGAGAGATATAGAGCATATAGCAATACTTGGCGGTAGTGGCAGTGGCAAGACCAAATTGTCGCTCGAGGTTGCTACTTTATTTGATTGTGCTATCTTGTCATTAGATTCTCTTAGTGTGTTTAGAGAAATAGATATTGCTTCTGCAAAGCCCAGTAAAGAGGAAAGAGGAGATATTGTTCATTTTGGGTTTGATATTATTTCTCCAGCTAATAGTCATAATGTCCATACTTTTATTGATGAATATAATAAAGCGGTATCTTTTTGTAGGGATAATAATAAGAAGCTTTTAATTGTTGGTGGTAGTAGTTTTTATTTAAAAACATTGCTTAGTGGCCTATCAGAGATTCCTAAGCTTGATAAAGACTATATACAAGAAAAGCTAGATAGCATAGGTGATATTGCAGAGAGATATATGTTTTTAGATTCAATTGATAGTGAATATGCTAAAAATCTAAAACCAAGTGATACTTATAGGATAGATAGGGCTTTAAGCATATATTTTGCTACAAACACAAAGCCTAGTGTGTATTTTGCTAAAAATCCTCCAAAGCCAATAATAAAACAATGTAAAATCTTTGAGATTCTGCTTAGTAGAGATGAATTGCTAAAAAAAATACAGATTCGAACGCAAGATATGTTTGATAGAGGTATTATAGATGAGGTTAGATATTTGGTGGATAAATATGGAGAAACAAAGCAATGGATAAAAAGCATAGGCATTAAAGAATCTCTATCTTATATAAAAGGTGGAATCTCGCTAAAAGAAGCCCAAGAGTTGATAGTAACCCACACAATGCAACTTACAAAAAGACAAAGGACATTTAATAAAACACAACTTGAATCTCATTTGAAAGGTAATTATGATGAAATTTGCTCTAGTGTAATTGAGCATTTGAAAATGTGTTAA
- a CDS encoding ribonuclease HII: MIICGIDEAGRGCIAGSLFVCGVVLKCDIAELKDSKKLSQKQRFSLLDTIKENSKFHLVKKDSKEIDKYGLSKCIRESLLEIIDNLCADRYIFDGNCNFKINTLETLIKGDNKLQPISAASIVAKCAKDSEMIEISQKYPQYNFHNNKGYVTKEHIESIEKYGLCEIHRTSYHIKSLDKSIFNLG, from the coding sequence ATGATAATCTGTGGTATAGATGAGGCAGGGAGGGGCTGTATAGCTGGTTCTCTTTTTGTCTGTGGAGTTGTTTTAAAATGCGATATAGCAGAGCTTAAAGATTCTAAAAAATTATCCCAAAAGCAGAGATTCTCGCTACTTGATACAATAAAGGAAAATTCTAAATTTCATTTAGTCAAAAAAGATTCAAAAGAAATTGATAAATATGGGCTAAGCAAATGCATAAGAGAATCTTTGCTTGAAATAATTGATAACCTTTGTGCAGATAGATATATTTTTGATGGGAATTGTAACTTTAAAATAAACACGCTAGAGACCCTAATAAAAGGTGATAACAAACTACAACCAATAAGTGCAGCTAGTATCGTTGCAAAATGTGCAAAAGATTCCGAAATGATAGAAATAAGTCAAAAATACCCACAATATAATTTTCACAACAACAAAGGCTATGTAACAAAAGAACATATAGAATCTATAGAAAAATATGGATTATGCGAGATTCATCGAACTAGTTATCATATAAAATCACTAGATAAGTCAATATTTAACCTAGGATAA
- the selA gene encoding L-seryl-tRNA(Sec) selenium transferase, with protein METIDKEVFRNIPKIDKLLEHESFVGFNRGFLKKCINKFLEIYRQELLKGSKILSIDECVLEISKIYESVFRKSLKPLINATGIVVHTNLGRSVFSEELLDEAKHVLSAYNNLEYDEKLAKRSERYIHLKEIFVNLLECEDVLVVNNNAAAVFLILNTFAKNKEVIISRGELVEIGGSFRIPQVMENAGAILKEVGTTNKTNILDYQEAINQNTAMIFKAHKSNYDIVGFSSEVSFEELILLSNKHDILDYYDLGSGFLETSSNFNVCEDSLETIAKLKPSLVSFSGDKLLGGAQAGIIFGKKKYIDQLKKNQLLRMLRVDKFTICLLESTLLCYLKGDIDKIPTAKMLSYTLDELEKRARTLYEMLPKKYNATIIEAIGYSGGGAMPNKQLKSFGISLVSKDESELERYLRDSGIIARIENGAVILDIRTIFDRDFLKIKEVLEECKI; from the coding sequence ATGGAAACTATAGATAAAGAAGTCTTTAGGAATATTCCTAAAATTGACAAATTATTAGAGCATGAATCTTTTGTTGGGTTTAATAGAGGATTTTTAAAAAAGTGTATAAATAAATTTTTAGAGATTTATAGGCAAGAATTACTTAAGGGTAGCAAGATTTTAAGCATTGATGAATGTGTGCTTGAAATATCAAAAATCTATGAATCTGTCTTTAGAAAATCATTAAAGCCACTTATTAATGCTACTGGAATTGTTGTGCATACAAATTTAGGAAGAAGTGTATTTTCCGAAGAATTATTAGATGAAGCAAAGCATGTTTTGAGTGCTTATAACAATTTAGAATATGATGAAAAATTAGCCAAGAGAAGTGAGCGATATATACACCTTAAAGAGATTTTTGTAAATTTGTTAGAATGCGAAGATGTCCTTGTTGTAAATAATAATGCAGCTGCTGTTTTTTTAATACTAAATACATTTGCAAAAAATAAAGAGGTGATAATCTCAAGAGGTGAGCTAGTAGAGATAGGTGGAAGCTTTAGGATTCCTCAAGTTATGGAAAATGCTGGTGCGATTTTAAAAGAAGTTGGCACAACAAATAAGACAAATATTTTGGACTACCAAGAAGCTATTAACCAAAATACTGCAATGATTTTTAAGGCTCATAAATCAAATTACGACATAGTTGGATTTAGTAGTGAAGTTTCATTTGAGGAATTAATTTTACTATCAAATAAGCATGATATTTTAGATTATTACGATTTGGGAAGCGGATTTTTAGAAACTAGTAGTAATTTTAATGTATGTGAAGATTCTTTAGAGACAATAGCTAAACTAAAACCAAGCCTAGTTAGTTTTAGTGGAGATAAGCTTTTAGGCGGAGCGCAAGCAGGGATTATATTTGGCAAAAAAAAATATATAGACCAATTAAAGAAAAACCAGCTTTTGCGTATGCTAAGGGTGGATAAATTTACTATTTGTCTTTTGGAATCTACGCTACTTTGTTATTTAAAGGGTGATATAGACAAAATACCAACTGCAAAAATGTTGAGCTATACATTAGATGAGCTTGAAAAAAGAGCAAGAACTTTATATGAAATGTTGCCAAAAAAATACAATGCCACAATAATTGAGGCAATAGGTTATAGCGGTGGTGGTGCTATGCCAAATAAGCAGTTAAAATCATTTGGAATCTCGCTTGTAAGTAAAGATGAATCAGAGCTTGAGAGGTATTTGCGAGATAGTGGAATAATTGCTAGGATAGAAAATGGTGCAGTTATACTTGATATACGAACGATATTTGATAGAGATTTTCTAAAAATAAAAGAGGTTTTAGAGGAATGCAAAATTTAA
- a CDS encoding SAM-dependent methyltransferase produces the protein MEFSKYMQEWLYGKDGYYRHSKIGVSGDFYTSTSVSDIFGYSIANYISKLITKNAAIVEIGANTGNLIASVAYFLNNHNIEAKYITIEPLKELVKIQQNTFNQRIKDKELITTDNFESLKSYDNIIFISNELFDAFPCEIYDSEDMAFIEHGNLIFKKASNKIKQIAQKFNIQRGEIPILDDFFKNLESLQKWYFISFDYGLVERKDEFTLRFYKNHKTRNLFLSPNKRKYKRDFIHDFGQCDITYEVNFEILKDYFLSLNAKEVLFGRQNRILVDMGLDMACNWYIEHFGFESYSKESSKIRTLIDPSFLGERFFGFCYCKE, from the coding sequence ATGGAATTTTCTAAATATATGCAAGAGTGGCTATATGGTAAAGATGGCTATTATAGACATAGCAAAATAGGCGTAAGTGGCGATTTTTACACAAGCACTAGCGTTAGTGATATTTTTGGTTATAGCATAGCAAATTATATCTCAAAGCTAATTACTAAAAACGCTGCAATAGTTGAAATAGGAGCAAATACTGGAAATTTGATAGCCTCTGTTGCTTACTTTCTTAATAATCACAACATTGAAGCAAAATACATAACAATAGAACCACTAAAAGAGCTAGTAAAGATTCAACAAAATACATTTAACCAACGCATAAAAGACAAAGAGCTAATAACTACAGATAACTTTGAATCTCTAAAGTCATACGACAATATAATTTTTATAAGCAATGAACTCTTTGACGCATTTCCTTGCGAAATATACGATAGTGAGGACATGGCTTTTATCGAACATGGGAATCTTATATTTAAAAAAGCCAGCAATAAAATCAAACAAATCGCACAAAAATTCAATATACAAAGAGGAGAAATACCAATACTAGATGACTTTTTTAAAAACCTAGAATCCTTGCAAAAATGGTATTTTATAAGCTTTGATTATGGACTTGTTGAAAGAAAAGATGAATTTACACTAAGATTCTACAAAAACCACAAAACAAGGAATCTCTTTCTATCACCAAATAAAAGAAAATATAAAAGAGATTTTATCCATGATTTTGGACAATGCGATATAACTTATGAAGTAAATTTTGAGATATTAAAAGACTACTTTTTAAGCCTAAATGCAAAAGAAGTCCTATTTGGCAGACAAAATAGAATCTTAGTTGATATGGGGCTTGATATGGCGTGTAATTGGTATATTGAGCATTTTGGCTTTGAATCTTATAGCAAAGAATCTTCAAAAATAAGAACACTAATTGACCCTAGCTTTTTGGGTGAGAGATTCTTTGGTTTTTGCTATTGCAAAGAGTAA
- the cmoB gene encoding tRNA 5-methoxyuridine(34)/uridine 5-oxyacetic acid(34) synthase CmoB, translating to MNLEQIKKQRNKLLSYKNITPLIESINRLNSIDKQELICNITLNDFVEINLPNISKESLKLIEDVALSLKPWRKGPFKINDIEINSEWDSSIKYNLISKHINAENKIIGDIGCNNGYYIFKMLEKNPKQIVGLDPMPLCKMQFDFINFFIHESKVKFELLGIEDLEFMDIRFDVLLCLGVLYHRKSPLDSIKTIYNSLKVGGEAIFDSIIISGDSEIALCPNGSYAKMPNVYFIPTLKTFQNWLSRCGFSDIEHIATQKTEINEQRKTKWSNDMSLENFLDSTHTKTIEGYEAPQRAYLKARKLK from the coding sequence ATGAATCTAGAACAAATTAAAAAACAAAGAAACAAACTTCTAAGCTATAAAAACATAACACCACTAATAGAATCTATAAATAGGCTAAATAGCATAGACAAGCAAGAATTAATATGCAATATAACTCTAAATGACTTTGTAGAAATAAATCTACCAAATATAAGTAAAGAATCCCTAAAGCTCATAGAAGATGTAGCATTAAGCCTAAAGCCATGGCGTAAAGGACCGTTTAAAATAAATGATATAGAAATAAATAGCGAGTGGGATAGCTCAATAAAATATAATCTAATCTCAAAACATATAAATGCAGAAAATAAAATAATAGGAGACATTGGTTGTAACAATGGATACTATATATTTAAGATGTTAGAAAAAAATCCAAAGCAAATAGTAGGGCTAGACCCAATGCCACTATGTAAAATGCAGTTTGATTTTATAAATTTTTTCATACATGAATCTAAAGTTAAGTTTGAACTGCTTGGAATAGAAGACTTAGAATTTATGGATATAAGGTTTGATGTTTTATTATGTCTTGGAGTTTTATACCATAGAAAAAGCCCACTTGATTCAATAAAGACAATATACAACTCTCTAAAAGTAGGTGGCGAAGCGATATTTGATAGCATTATAATAAGTGGAGATTCTGAAATAGCCCTATGTCCAAATGGAAGCTATGCCAAAATGCCAAATGTATATTTCATACCCACACTAAAGACATTTCAAAATTGGCTTAGCAGATGTGGGTTTTCTGATATAGAACATATAGCAACCCAAAAAACAGAAATAAACGAACAAAGAAAAACAAAATGGAGCAATGATATGAGCTTAGAAAACTTTTTAGATTCCACCCATACAAAAACCATAGAAGGCTATGAAGCACCACAAAGGGCATACCTAAAAGCAAGAAAACTAAAATAA
- the fliW gene encoding flagellar assembly protein FliW — protein sequence MEFVVKSPILGFEHIEKMKLERISKDDETFMQLKSCGDDGISFTLVNPYAMRGDYEFEIPAPIKALLELSTKTNTDTNSTKLVTLNIVCIKEPIEESTVNFLAPLLFNFDNATMAQVVLESFRYENFGLSEPISKFFDFSNKNS from the coding sequence ATGGAATTTGTGGTTAAATCACCGATTTTAGGGTTTGAACATATTGAAAAAATGAAGCTTGAGAGAATTTCAAAAGATGATGAAACTTTCATGCAGTTAAAGAGTTGTGGAGATGATGGCATATCTTTTACGCTGGTTAATCCATACGCTATGAGAGGTGATTATGAGTTTGAGATTCCTGCGCCAATTAAAGCACTCTTGGAATTATCTACCAAAACAAATACAGATACAAATAGCACTAAATTGGTAACTTTAAATATAGTATGCATAAAAGAACCAATCGAGGAATCCACGGTTAATTTTCTAGCTCCTTTATTGTTTAATTTTGATAATGCTACGATGGCTCAAGTTGTTTTAGAGAGCTTTAGATACGAAAACTTTGGTCTATCAGAGCCAATTTCTAAGTTTTTTGATTTTTCAAATAAAAACTCTTAA
- a CDS encoding outer membrane protein assembly factor BamD produces the protein MLKIVKVSAVGLFFVLFLASCTTKSNSGLDLDEINKTPDYWYQNMLKEIRNGDLEKADSYFVSLQSEHLNTPLLSEAMLILGRAHMQEEEYLLAGYYFDEYTKRFGTESNIDFIKFLKLQANYFAFAEQFRDQQLLLKSIQEAKEFSAKYPYSRYRPMVDTMLLKLELANLTLNREIINLYTKKKKEDAAKLYQEKIDENSWVKDVYFNQVNTPWYKKLFEW, from the coding sequence GTGTTAAAAATAGTGAAAGTATCAGCGGTCGGATTATTTTTTGTGTTGTTTTTGGCATCTTGCACTACAAAGTCAAATAGCGGATTAGACTTAGACGAAATAAATAAAACACCAGATTATTGGTATCAAAATATGTTAAAAGAGATTCGTAATGGTGATTTAGAAAAAGCAGATAGCTACTTTGTGTCATTGCAAAGCGAACATTTAAACACCCCCTTGTTATCTGAAGCTATGCTAATTTTAGGTAGAGCACACATGCAAGAAGAAGAATATTTATTGGCAGGATATTATTTTGATGAATACACAAAAAGATTCGGAACAGAATCTAACATAGACTTCATCAAGTTTTTAAAACTACAAGCAAACTACTTTGCATTTGCAGAGCAATTTAGAGATCAACAACTGCTTCTAAAGTCAATACAAGAAGCAAAGGAGTTTAGTGCCAAGTATCCATACTCAAGATATAGACCAATGGTAGATACAATGCTTTTAAAGTTAGAACTAGCAAACCTAACACTAAATAGAGAAATAATAAATCTATATACCAAAAAGAAAAAAGAAGACGCAGCAAAACTATATCAAGAAAAAATTGACGAAAACTCATGGGTAAAAGATGTATATTTTAATCAAGTAAATACACCATGGTATAAAAAATTATTCGAATGGTAA
- a CDS encoding glycosyltransferase, translating to MGKKLLYVSPFNLHDTSSGAALQVRTMLESLVKRGIEVKVLSSFVFDSPRGTTYFGNLEEEIKRGVNSPAIIHDSGIEYRYLVCQNRDLNLMTYKELWDFFQYFTMMCNTYRPDIAMGYCVGTIGVAIQAESKKRGIPFVYPLCNANHPHFEFWDCDLIFTESKATANLYGIRDRLNVCSTGIFIDKDKCVTQERDPQYITFVNPSPSKGATIFAKIAEVCKKELPDLKFLVIDTRVSFVEALPLMHLSSNKEKCPYKPQQFTNVDFMKATNNMKEVYKRTKVLLAPSIAYESWGRVISEAVLNKVPCVISGGNGGMEEAMAGAGIAVAVPEACKEDHLRIPTNEEIKPWVSAIKKVLKSDFSKEFEEAEKQLDIEASTDRLLELLEPLFMRKASNSPHIIHNGSLRMGADGNYR from the coding sequence ATGGGTAAGAAGCTTTTGTATGTTAGTCCATTTAATTTGCACGATACTAGCTCTGGTGCTGCCTTGCAGGTAAGAACAATGCTTGAATCTTTGGTAAAAAGGGGTATTGAAGTTAAAGTTTTAAGCAGTTTTGTCTTTGATTCTCCTAGAGGCACTACTTATTTTGGAAATTTAGAAGAAGAGATAAAAAGGGGCGTTAATTCTCCAGCAATTATTCATGATAGTGGCATAGAATATAGATATCTTGTGTGCCAAAATAGAGATTTAAATTTAATGACTTATAAAGAGTTGTGGGATTTTTTCCAATACTTTACAATGATGTGCAATACATATAGACCTGATATTGCTATGGGATATTGTGTTGGAACAATAGGAGTAGCAATACAAGCAGAATCTAAAAAAAGAGGTATCCCATTTGTATATCCTTTGTGTAATGCAAATCACCCTCATTTTGAGTTTTGGGATTGTGATTTAATCTTTACAGAATCCAAAGCCACAGCTAATTTATATGGCATTAGGGATAGACTTAATGTATGTAGCACTGGTATTTTTATAGATAAGGATAAATGTGTAACACAAGAAAGAGATCCGCAATATATAACTTTTGTAAATCCTTCACCAAGTAAGGGTGCTACTATCTTTGCAAAAATAGCTGAAGTTTGCAAAAAAGAGTTACCTGATTTAAAGTTTTTAGTAATTGATACTAGGGTTAGTTTTGTTGAAGCTTTGCCTTTAATGCATTTATCAAGCAATAAAGAAAAGTGTCCATACAAGCCTCAACAATTTACAAATGTTGATTTTATGAAAGCTACAAATAATATGAAAGAAGTTTATAAAAGAACAAAGGTATTATTAGCTCCATCTATAGCTTATGAATCTTGGGGTAGAGTTATAAGTGAGGCAGTGCTAAATAAAGTCCCATGCGTAATAAGTGGTGGAAATGGCGGTATGGAAGAAGCAATGGCAGGAGCAGGTATAGCAGTAGCAGTGCCTGAAGCATGTAAAGAAGACCATCTAAGAATCCCTACTAATGAAGAAATTAAGCCATGGGTTTCTGCGATCAAAAAAGTACTAAAGAGTGATTTTAGCAAAGAGTTTGAAGAAGCAGAAAAACAACTAGATATAGAAGCTAGCACAGATAGACTGCTAGAGTTATTAGAACCATTATTTATGCGTAAGGCAAGTAATAGCCCTCATATAATCCATAATGGAAGCTTGAGAATGGGTGCTGATGGAAACTATAGATAA
- the lon gene encoding endopeptidase La: MQIDKDSFPKNLPIIVEEDMFLYPFMIAPLFIEDEASLKAIELAMESKDKMVLITTLKEKKSEDEEDSFYDVGVIGNIMRKVSLPEGRTKILFQGIIRGKIISLTNKEPIIASVMPILPKPYDESRVEAMLNILKEKTRTLHSISQSFPQDLLRSINETYEPNRAIDLIASATKLKKEQAYRIFKEEDTEERILTLIDTIIEEIKAQQIQKEIKVKVNSQMEKINKEYFLKEQLKQIQKELGTDATRDSEIEEYHSKLEKIKKYMSKSAYKEVSKQIKKLSRMHQDSADANLLQNYIDVVLEIPFGSYSKKALKIEEVEKQLNKDHYALKKPKERIVEYFATRELLALRKKNNNDSKGTILCFYGPPGVGKTSLANSIAQALKRKLVRIALGGLEDVNELRGHRRTYIGAMPGRIVQGLIEAKELNPVVVLDEIDKVHNSFRGDPSSVLLEILDPEQNKEFRDYYTNFDIDLSQIIFIATANDISQIPAPLRDRMEFININSYTPSQKEQIAKKYLIPQELEKHGLEPNEVSFSKAAIELIIEKYTRESGVRNLRRRIAQILRKVAKEILQNPQQKISITPKNIDSYIDKIVFEFDKISKKNEIGLVNGLAWTSVGGDVLKIEALKIKGKGGLHLTGNLGDVMKESAKIAYSHIKSLIDNGVLKIDSKLIPLTQKEKNDKYKPEANEIYNRFDIHLHVPEGAVPKDGPSAGIAIGSALASILSNRPIKSLVAMTGELTLRGDVLPIGGLQEKLIAAYKSGIKEVLIPKKNYQRDLDEIPNEVKEGMKIYAVESFKEVLEHILIK; encoded by the coding sequence ATGCAAATAGACAAAGATTCATTTCCAAAAAATCTACCAATAATAGTAGAAGAGGATATGTTTTTATATCCATTTATGATTGCACCGCTATTTATAGAAGATGAAGCGAGTCTAAAAGCCATAGAACTAGCAATGGAAAGCAAAGACAAAATGGTGCTAATTACCACACTAAAAGAAAAAAAGAGTGAAGATGAAGAAGATTCTTTTTATGATGTAGGGGTTATAGGCAATATAATGCGAAAAGTATCCTTACCAGAAGGTAGGACAAAAATACTATTTCAAGGGATAATTCGCGGAAAGATAATAAGCCTAACAAACAAAGAGCCAATAATCGCAAGTGTTATGCCGATTCTACCCAAGCCTTATGATGAATCAAGAGTAGAAGCAATGCTAAATATCCTAAAAGAAAAAACAAGGACACTACATAGCATATCACAATCATTCCCGCAAGATTTACTAAGAAGCATAAATGAAACTTATGAACCAAATAGAGCCATAGACTTAATTGCAAGTGCTACAAAACTAAAAAAAGAACAAGCATATAGAATCTTTAAAGAAGAAGACACTGAAGAGAGGATATTAACCCTAATTGATACGATAATAGAAGAGATAAAGGCACAACAAATCCAAAAAGAAATAAAAGTTAAAGTTAATTCTCAAATGGAAAAAATCAACAAAGAATATTTCCTAAAAGAGCAATTAAAGCAGATTCAAAAAGAACTAGGCACTGATGCTACAAGAGATTCTGAAATAGAGGAATATCACTCAAAGCTAGAAAAAATAAAAAAATACATGAGCAAAAGTGCATACAAAGAGGTATCAAAACAGATAAAAAAATTAAGTAGAATGCACCAAGATAGCGCAGATGCAAATTTATTGCAAAACTATATAGATGTGGTGCTAGAGATTCCATTTGGGAGCTATTCTAAAAAAGCCTTAAAAATAGAGGAAGTAGAGAAACAGCTAAACAAAGATCACTATGCACTAAAAAAGCCAAAAGAAAGAATTGTAGAATACTTTGCAACAAGGGAACTCTTGGCATTAAGAAAGAAAAATAATAACGATAGCAAAGGAACTATATTATGCTTCTATGGTCCTCCCGGAGTAGGCAAAACAAGTTTAGCAAACTCAATTGCGCAAGCCCTAAAGAGAAAGCTTGTAAGAATCGCGCTTGGTGGGCTAGAAGATGTAAATGAACTAAGAGGACATAGAAGGACATACATAGGAGCAATGCCTGGAAGAATAGTGCAAGGACTAATAGAGGCAAAAGAACTAAATCCGGTAGTTGTGTTAGATGAAATAGATAAAGTACATAACTCATTTAGAGGAGATCCTTCATCTGTCTTGCTAGAAATTTTAGACCCAGAACAAAATAAAGAATTTAGAGATTATTACACAAACTTTGATATAGACTTATCGCAGATAATTTTTATAGCAACTGCAAATGATATATCACAGATTCCAGCACCTCTTAGAGACAGAATGGAGTTTATAAACATAAATAGCTATACTCCATCTCAAAAAGAGCAAATAGCCAAAAAATATCTAATCCCACAAGAGCTAGAAAAACACGGGCTAGAGCCAAATGAAGTATCATTTAGCAAAGCAGCAATAGAACTAATAATAGAAAAATACACAAGAGAATCGGGAGTTAGGAATCTAAGAAGAAGAATCGCACAAATACTAAGAAAAGTAGCAAAAGAAATTTTGCAAAATCCACAACAAAAAATATCCATAACACCAAAAAATATAGATTCTTACATAGATAAAATAGTCTTTGAGTTTGACAAAATAAGCAAAAAGAACGAAATAGGCTTAGTAAATGGCCTAGCATGGACAAGTGTCGGAGGTGATGTGCTAAAAATAGAAGCACTAAAGATAAAGGGCAAAGGAGGATTGCATCTAACTGGAAACTTGGGCGATGTGATGAAAGAAAGTGCCAAAATAGCATACTCTCATATAAAATCGCTAATAGATAATGGGGTATTAAAAATAGATTCAAAACTAATACCTCTAACACAAAAAGAAAAAAACGATAAATATAAACCAGAAGCAAATGAAATATACAATAGGTTTGACATACACTTGCATGTACCAGAAGGTGCAGTGCCAAAAGATGGTCCAAGTGCTGGCATAGCAATAGGTAGTGCTCTAGCGTCAATCCTATCAAACAGACCGATTAAAAGCTTAGTTGCAATGACTGGTGAGCTTACTTTAAGGGGTGATGTATTGCCAATAGGAGGACTACAAGAAAAGCTAATAGCCGCATATAAATCCGGTATAAAAGAAGTCTTAATCCCAAAGAAAAATTACCAAAGAGACTTGGATGAGATACCAAATGAAGTAAAAGAAGGAATGAAGATTTACGCAGTTGAAAGCTTCAAAGAAGTGCTAGAACACATACTTATAAAATGA